A single window of Lutzomyia longipalpis isolate SR_M1_2022 chromosome 1, ASM2433408v1 DNA harbors:
- the LOC129786711 gene encoding uncharacterized protein LOC129786711, translated as MNQLKKEPIRKRMHRNMKESQKEQMIKFLDEHPRLKEGRCDRNFTTEDARRLWQKMANILNAMEGPKKSWLYWRKSYADLRCWQRRTGKQILVKRKIIPIPSDEGDAAGGQFGRVAKKSPQSENNDVVCHMIGETFIKKIPPVRSSTSPSVQSTARVQSSSTTSSSPKPRLAAHRKQIPDSAVKIEDADSIAFVDANNLPDDHVEHEYYRKKLELLERLSMAFETQAQSIQIQADAFLELNETMKKIQETLNKIANRIP; from the coding sequence atgaatcaattaaAGAAGGAACCAATAAGGAAGAGGATGCACAGGAATATGAAGGAGAGTCAAAAGGAGCAAATGATTAAATTCCTGGATGAGCATCCACGGCTCAAGGAGGGTCGTTGTGACCGAAACTTTACCACAGAGGATGCTCGTCGTCTGTGGCAGAAGATGGCTAATATCCTGAATGCCATGGAAGGACCCAAAAAATCCTGGCTGTACTGGAGGAAGTCCTATGCGGATTTACGATGCTGGCAACGACGGACTGGGAAGCAAATCTTGGTAAAGAGGAAAATAATCCCAATCCCCAGTGATGAAGGAGATGCTGCTGGAGGGCAGTTTGGGAGGGTGGCAAAGAAATCCCCACAATCTGAAAACAATGATGTTGTCTGCCACATGATTGGGGAGACGTTCATCAAGAAAATCCCACCAGTTCGGAGCTCAACTTCTCCTTCTGTCCAATCAACTGCACGAGTTCAATCCTCTTCAACAACTTCTTCATCACCAAAACCTCGTCTTGCTGCGCATCGGAAGCAAATCCCCGATAGTGCAGTGAAGATTGAGGATGCAGATAGTATTGCATTTGTGGATGCAAATAATCTTCCGGATGATCATGTTGAGCATGAGTACTACAGGAAGAAGCTGGAATTGCTGGAACGTCTCAGTATGGCATTTGAGACTCAAGCACAATCCATTCAGATTCAAGCTGATGCCTTCCTGGAGCTCAATGagacaatgaagaaaatccagGAAACCCTCAACAAAATTGCAAATCGTATTCCATAG
- the LOC129786715 gene encoding uncharacterized protein LOC129786715 → MSSDDVEIWPDGRRRYKRITVKQQERMFKFIEEHPQLLQRKYNKNFTTLQARRLWVKFGEAINAVEGPKKTWMNWKKSFLDMKCRRDKPEGRGCNLQLPNVQPSGDGQTHEDDHIDTDYPVDVNKLEHLTETSPPERIQPSRTSKRSSRTISRRSGSIKSDPQSPPEVHNDSNEESYNCDDYSNRDELLRKQIEVIERQTMAFESLAQSMRLQAEVFLQLSESVDNLTSVIKDLKKS, encoded by the exons ATGAGTAGCGACGACGTTGAGATCTGGCCAGACGGTAGGCGTCGGTACAAGAGGATAACAGTCAAGCAACAGGAGAGGATGTTCAAATTCATTGAGGAACATCCACAACTCCTCCAGAGGaagtacaataaaaatttcacaacgCTGCAGGCAAGACGACTCTGGGTTAAATTTGGTGAAGCTATAAATGCTGTTGAGGGACCCAAGAAGACCTGGATGAACTGGAAGAAG TCCTTTTTAGACATGAAATGTCGAAGAGATAAGCCTGAAGGGAGAGGCTGCAATCTCCAACTGCCCAACGTTCAACCTTCCGGTGATGGTCAAACACACGAGGATGATCATATTGATACTGATTACCCTGTAGATGTGAACAAGCTTGAGCATTTGACTGAAACATCTCCTCCTGAGAGAATTCAACCATCAAGGACTTCCAAAAGAAGCTCGAGAACAATATCCAGGAGATCCGGGAGTATAAAAAGCGATCCCCAAAGTCCTCCAGAAGTTCACAATGACAGCAATGAGGAAAGCTACAACTGTGACGATTACAGCAATAGAGATGAGCTGCTTAGGAAGCAAATTGAGGTGATTGAACGACAAACGATGGCATTTGAATCTCTGGCTCAATCAATGCGTCTCCAGGCTGAGGTATTCCTCCAGCTGTCCGAGTCTGTGGATAATCTTACATCCGTTATTAAGGATTTGAAGAAGAgttga
- the LOC129786713 gene encoding uncharacterized protein LOC129786713 yields the protein MESSGKSSNRITSAQQKLMFKFIEEHPQMLRSRFNKDYTMQEASRLWKRLSAALNATEGPKKSSVGWRKSWTNMKCLRNKPEGRDCTLPLPSGSTSERDFEDESLSFLQGSNDFLQDHVVVKHEDPLDIDYCPMLIENNAKVEKEVVDDVAENIATNLPVPDNQKLSNNRKINEDPDSIEEISEGYADELARKQLVLMERQTIAIETLNQTLQFQGSVLLQLSESINNFSSTIRKMQNGNC from the exons ATGGAATCATCGGGAAAGTCAAGCAATAGGATAACAAGTGCCCAACAGAAGTTGATGTTTAAATTCATTGAGGAGCACCCACAAATGCTACGGAGTCGCTTTAACAAAGACTACACAATGCAGGAAGCTAGTCGTCTCTGGAAGCGACTCAGTGCTGCCCTAAATGCTACAGAAGGCCCCAAAAAGAGCTCTGTTGGATGGAGGAAG tcTTGGACAAACATGAAGTGCCTTAGAAATAAACCTGAGGGTAGAGATTGTACGCTGCCACTACCATCAGGATCGACTTCTGAACGAGATTTTGAAGATGAATCGTTGAGTTTTCTTCAAGGatcaaatgattttcttcaggATCACGTGGTGGTGAAGCATGAAGATCCTCTGGACATAGACTACTGCCCTATGTTGATcgaaaataatgcaaaagtaGAAAAGGAAGTTGTTGATGATGTTGCGGAGAATATTGCAACGAACCTCCCTGTTCCAGATAACCAAAAACTATCTaataataggaaaattaatgaagatcCTGATTCAATTGAGGAAATTAGTGAAGGATATGCAGATGAACTTGCCAGGAAGCAGCTAGTCCTAATGGAACGACAAACCATTGCAATTGAAACTCTAAATCAAACCCTCCAATTCCAAGGAAGTGTTCTGCTGCAGCTCTCAGAATCaatcaacaatttttcttctactattaggaaaatgcaaaatggaAATTGCTGA